A single Populus nigra chromosome 13, ddPopNigr1.1, whole genome shotgun sequence DNA region contains:
- the LOC133670965 gene encoding uncharacterized protein LOC133670965, producing the protein MILSSDTAEETKQPAMSTTAADAKAEDFELNNGTIRVTVTNYGATITSLYVPDKHGKVADVVLGFDSIEAYVKDNASYFGCIVGRVANRIKEGKFHLNGVDYSLPINNGPNSLHGGNKGFDKVVWDVVEQKDGEQPSITFKYESHDGEEGYPGDVIVTATYTLTSSKTLRLDMEAVPKNKTTPINLAHHTYWNLAGHNSGNVLEHLVQISGSQITPVDKNSIPTGELLPVKGTAFDFTSEKKVGSSIREVPGLGYDHNYVLDSGEKKEGLKHVAKVKDPSSSRVLNLWTDAPGVQFYTANYVNGVPGKGGAVYEKHSGLCLETQGFPNAINQPNFPSIVVVPGDKYKHSMLFEFPEE; encoded by the exons atgattttgtccTCTGACACTGCAGAAGAGACTAAACAACCAGCCATGAGTACTACTGCTGCTGATGCAAAAGCTGAAGACTTTGAACTCAACAATGGAACCATACGTGTAACTGTTACCAACTACGGTGCCACCATCACTTCTCTCTATGTCCCTGACAAGCATg GGAAAGTTGCTGATGTTGTCCTTGGTTTTGACTCGATTGAAGCATATGTG AAAGACAACGCGTCTTATTTTGGTTGCATTGTGGGTCGAGTTGCAAACAGGATTAAAGAGGGGAAATTCCATCTCAATGGGGTGGATTACTCTTTGCCTATAAATAATGGGCCAAACAGTCTTCATG GTGGGAATAAGGGCTTTGACAAAGTGGTTTGGGATGTTGTGGAGCAGAAAGATGGTGAGCAACCATCGATTACCTTCAAGTATGAAAGTCATGATGGGGAGGAAG GATACCCAGGGGATGTTATTGTGACCGCTACTTACACGCTTACTTCGAGCAAAACCTTGAGGTTGGATATGGAAGCAGTGCCTAAGAATAAGACCACTCCAATTAACCTAGCACATCATACCTACTGGAATTTAGCAGGTCACAACTCTGGGAATGTGCTCGAGCATTTAGTTCAGATATCAGGATCTCAGATTACCCCTGTGGACAAGAATTCAATCCCAACAGGTGAACTCTTGCCAGTTAAAGGCACTGCTTTTGACTTCACTTCAGAGAAGAAAGTTGGAAGCTCGATTAGGGAAGTCCCTGGCCTAGGGTATGACCATAACTATGTCCTTGACTCTGGGGAAAAGAAGGAAGGATTAAAACACGTAGCCAAAGTGAAGGACCCTTCAAGCTCCAGGGTGCTGAACTTGTGGACAGATGCTCCTGGTGTGCAGTTCTACACTGCTAACTATGTGAATGGTGTTCCTGGGAAAGGTGGGGCTGTTTATGAAAAGCATTCAGGATTATGCTTGGAGACCCAAGGATTTCCAAATGCCATTAACCAACCAAACTTCCCTTCTATTGTTGTTGTACCTGGAGACAAGTACAAGCACTCAATGTTGTTTGAGTTTCCGGAGGAGTAA
- the LOC133671655 gene encoding HMG-Y-related protein A-like: protein MAAEEINKPPSLPPYPEMILSAIEALNEANGCNKTSISKYIESKYGDLPAGHTALLSHHLNRMKDTGELVFWKNNYMKPDPNAPPRRGRGRPPKPKDPLSPGSDLPPARPRGRPPKDPNAPPKPVKPKAATGRSGKPRGRPRKMARPTGGITTGTATTTSAVPMTAGSGRPRGRPPKVKAATMPEVSVQN, encoded by the exons ATGGCAGCTGAGGAGATTAATAAGCCCCCATCACTCCCTCCTTACCCTGAG ATGATTTTGTCAGCCATTGAAGCATTGAATGAGGCCAATGGCTGTAACAAGACGTCAATATCGAAATACATTGAATCAAAATATGGGGACTTGCCAGCTGGCCACACTGCACTCCTCTCACACCACCTCAATCGAATGAAGGATACCGGAGAGTTAGTATTTTGGAAAAACAACTACATGAAGCCAGATCCCAATGCTCCTCCTAGGCGTGGTCGTGGAAGGCCCCCTAAGCCGAAAGACCCATTGTCACCGGGCTCAGACCTGCCCCCTGCCAGACCGAGGGGTCGTCCACCAAAGGATCCCAATGCACCCCCAAAGCCAGTGAAGCCAAAGGCTGCGACTGGAAGAAGTGGAAAGCCAAGAGGGAGGCCACGCAAGATGGCACGACCTACAGGAGGAATAACCACTGGAACTGCTACCACAACCTCAGCAGTTCCAATGACGGCAGGTAGTGGAAGGCCAAGGGGTCGGCCTCCAAAGGTGAAGGCCGCAACCATGCCTGAAGTGAGTGTTCAGAATTAA
- the LOC133670730 gene encoding uncharacterized protein LOC133670730 isoform X1 translates to MASQFFLLIFFLFKLASIHGEQIMLEDGYMVTTVMDGHKFNVNPHAVQLRSSDLVVLDSSKSVFYTLPFPIYQDGVMVKRLSGSGDKGYIDGEPGLARFNKPKSFTVDLRGNVYVADQLNHAVRKISSSGMTTTIAGNYSQTGRQDGPGETATFSTDFEVLFVPQICALLISDHGNQLLRQVDLKQEDCIIGSQSALGAVKFWVLGLVLSCLFGLATGFAIRPYVIPHEGVRPLHFSKTWKHCLINLASLIPRSCFDVRNAIASCRLYVLSERLLCLSLSHLSLMFRINTVGSKVLNKDLLSLMDSDVSSHKVEKSQVYADQLKDLIDFNVQSQSSSSMSNILKLGEGGQERCDASLDGHGRINDMIQANILGFGELAKETTPADVPLVGSLGLVKRR, encoded by the exons ATGGCTTCTCAATTCTTTCTGctcatcttcttcctcttcaaGCTAGCTTCAATTCAtg GGGAGCAGATCATGTTAGAAGATGGGTACATGGTAACTACAGTGATGGATGGCCACAAATTTAATGTAAACCCACACGCAGTTCAACTCAGATCATCTGATCTTGTAGTCCTTGATTCTTCTAAGAGTGTTTTTTACACTCTACCATTTCCCATTTATCAGG ATGGTGTAATGGTAAAACGGTTATCTGGAAGTGGGGATAAAGGGTACATAGATGGAGAACCAGGCTTGGCTCGGTTCAATAAACCAAAGAGTTTCACAGTTGATCTTAGAGGGAATGTTTATGTAGCTGATCAACTAAACCATGCTGTGAGAAAGATAAGCAGCTCAG gcATGACCACCACCATTGCTGGTAATTACTCCCAGACAGGTCGGCAGGATGGTCCCGGGGAAACTGCAACATTCTCCACTGATTTTGAGGTGCTTTTTGTTCCTCAAATATGCGCTTTACTAATTTCAGATCATGGCAATCAACTGCTTCGCCAGGTTGACCTTAAGCAAGAGGATTGTATAATAGGTTCTCAATCTG CACTTGGAGCAGTTAAATTTTGGGTCCTTGGACTGGTGCTTTCATGTTTGTTTGGCTTAGCCACGGGGTTTGCAATTCGCCCTTATGTTATTCCCCAT GAAGGCGTCAGACCCCTTCATTTCAGCAAGACATGGAAGCATTGCCTAATCAATCTGGCGAGTCTAATACCGAGGAGTTGCTTCGACGTCAGAAACGCAATTGCTAGTTGTAGGCTTTACGTGCTTTCAGAGAGGCTCTTATGCCTGAGCCTGTCTCATCTTTCACTCATGTTTAGGATCAACACTGTAGGTTCTAAGGTTTTAAACAAGGATTTGTTATCCTTGATGGATTCTGATGTAAGTAGTCATAAGGTAGAGAAGTCGCAGGTGTATGCTGATCAGTTGAAGGATTTGATAGACTTTAATGTTCAATCACAATCATCAAGCTCGATGAGCAACATCTTGAAGCTAGGAGAAGGGGGTCAAGAGAGATGTGATGCTTCATTGGATGGCCACGGAAGGATAAATGATATGATCCAGGCTAACATCTTGGGATTTGGTGAGCTGGCCAAAGAAACAACTCCAGCTGATGTGCCTTTGGTAGGGAGTTTGGGTTTAGTTAAAAGGAGATGA
- the LOC133670730 gene encoding uncharacterized protein LOC133670730 isoform X2, with protein sequence MASQFFLLIFFLFKLASIHGEQIMLEDGYMVTTVMDGHKFNVNPHAVQLRSSDLVVLDSSKSVFYTLPFPIYQDGVMVKRLSGSGDKGYIDGEPGLARFNKPKSFTVDLRGNVYVADQLNHAVRKISSSGMTTTIAGNYSQTGRQDGPGETATFSTDFEVLFVPQICALLISDHGNQLLRQVDLKQEDCIIGSQSALGAVKFWVLGLVLSCLFGLATGFAIRPYVIPHTGRRQTPSFQQDMEALPNQSGESNTEELLRRQKRNC encoded by the exons ATGGCTTCTCAATTCTTTCTGctcatcttcttcctcttcaaGCTAGCTTCAATTCAtg GGGAGCAGATCATGTTAGAAGATGGGTACATGGTAACTACAGTGATGGATGGCCACAAATTTAATGTAAACCCACACGCAGTTCAACTCAGATCATCTGATCTTGTAGTCCTTGATTCTTCTAAGAGTGTTTTTTACACTCTACCATTTCCCATTTATCAGG ATGGTGTAATGGTAAAACGGTTATCTGGAAGTGGGGATAAAGGGTACATAGATGGAGAACCAGGCTTGGCTCGGTTCAATAAACCAAAGAGTTTCACAGTTGATCTTAGAGGGAATGTTTATGTAGCTGATCAACTAAACCATGCTGTGAGAAAGATAAGCAGCTCAG gcATGACCACCACCATTGCTGGTAATTACTCCCAGACAGGTCGGCAGGATGGTCCCGGGGAAACTGCAACATTCTCCACTGATTTTGAGGTGCTTTTTGTTCCTCAAATATGCGCTTTACTAATTTCAGATCATGGCAATCAACTGCTTCGCCAGGTTGACCTTAAGCAAGAGGATTGTATAATAGGTTCTCAATCTG CACTTGGAGCAGTTAAATTTTGGGTCCTTGGACTGGTGCTTTCATGTTTGTTTGGCTTAGCCACGGGGTTTGCAATTCGCCCTTATGTTATTCCCCAT ACAGGAAGGCGTCAGACCCCTTCATTTCAGCAAGACATGGAAGCATTGCCTAATCAATCTGGCGAGTCTAATACCGAGGAGTTGCTTCGACGTCAGAAACGCAATTGCTAG
- the LOC133671333 gene encoding uncharacterized protein LOC133671333 isoform X2, whose amino-acid sequence MLKGSRMALRPLVSVQNVTHNPPIFTCCLKPTFQSKGHMPHKVLRSNISRRIGAIAAVATIVFVKEAMFCQDIANGLEFRFATPDRRSVEEADSGVRDYAQSLLQLKDLLGSQSWKEAQKVLRRRSSNLKLDLYAVIESKPGKDRTQLRTLYANLFNNVTKVARLCSKRERCFTCVAMLRKYCCGL is encoded by the exons ATGTTGAAAGGATCAAGGATGGCATTAAGACCATTAGTCTCAGTACAAAATGTAACCCACAATCCCCCAATATTCACTTGCTGCCTAAAACCTACCTTTCAGTCCAAGGGTCATATGCCCCACAAGGTCCTGAGGTCTAATATAAGTAGAAGAATAGGAGCAATTGCAGCAGTGGCAACAATTGTATTTGTAAAGGAAGCAATGTTTTGTCAAGATATTGCAAATGGACTAGAATTCAGGTTTGCAACTCCTGATCGAAGATCAGTTGAAGAAGCTGATAGCGGAGTCAGAGACTACGCACAATCTTTGTTGCAACTGAAAGATCTGTTAGGGTCACAATCTTGGAAAGAAGCACAGAAAGTGCTTAGAAGGCGCTCATCAAACTTGAAGCTGGATCTTTATGCTGTAATTGAAAGCAAACCTGGAAAGGACAGGACTCAACTGAGGACCCTATATGCCAATCTCTTCAACAATGTAACCAAAGTAG CTAGACTATGCAGTAAGAGAGAAAGATGTTTCACTTGTGTGGCAATGCTACGAAAATATTGTTGCGGCCTATGA
- the LOC133671333 gene encoding psbQ-like protein 3, chloroplastic isoform X1: protein MLKGSRMALRPLVSVQNVTHNPPIFTCCLKPTFQSKGHMPHKVLRSNISRRIGAIAAVATIVFVKEAMFCQDIANGLEFRFATPDRRSVEEADSGVRDYAQSLLQLKDLLGSQSWKEAQKVLRRRSSNLKLDLYAVIESKPGKDRTQLRTLYANLFNNVTKLDYAVREKDVSLVWQCYENIVAAYDHILSRI from the exons ATGTTGAAAGGATCAAGGATGGCATTAAGACCATTAGTCTCAGTACAAAATGTAACCCACAATCCCCCAATATTCACTTGCTGCCTAAAACCTACCTTTCAGTCCAAGGGTCATATGCCCCACAAGGTCCTGAGGTCTAATATAAGTAGAAGAATAGGAGCAATTGCAGCAGTGGCAACAATTGTATTTGTAAAGGAAGCAATGTTTTGTCAAGATATTGCAAATGGACTAGAATTCAGGTTTGCAACTCCTGATCGAAGATCAGTTGAAGAAGCTGATAGCGGAGTCAGAGACTACGCACAATCTTTGTTGCAACTGAAAGATCTGTTAGGGTCACAATCTTGGAAAGAAGCACAGAAAGTGCTTAGAAGGCGCTCATCAAACTTGAAGCTGGATCTTTATGCTGTAATTGAAAGCAAACCTGGAAAGGACAGGACTCAACTGAGGACCCTATATGCCAATCTCTTCAACAATGTAACCAAA CTAGACTATGCAGTAAGAGAGAAAGATGTTTCACTTGTGTGGCAATGCTACGAAAATATTGTTGCGGCCTATGATCATATCTTGTCTAGGATATGA